One genomic window of Procambarus clarkii isolate CNS0578487 chromosome 43, FALCON_Pclarkii_2.0, whole genome shotgun sequence includes the following:
- the LOC123755754 gene encoding type-2 ice-structuring protein-like isoform X2, with translation MLTVLVLVISLLTQAGAGDNATTAVRTTCPEGFMPLGTGCYCYFAMKETYDKAREICQFLPGDNVDLAVFDSHAGDATFISTFAINNEISSLWVGSTDQGHEGYWTWVDGRPLHPESPYWNTTMPRGSTAYNCGIISQVMEKSVRMRLMDSQCTTAYPFICQLGLNPLK, from the exons GTGATAATGCTACGACGGCGGTGAGGACGACGTGCCCCGAGGGCTTCATGCCGCTGGGTACCGGCTGTTACTGCTACTTCGCCATGAAGGAGACGTACGACAAGGCTCGGGAGATCTGTCAGTTCCTCCCGGGGGATAATGTCGACCTGGCCGTCTTTGACTCCCACGCGGGCGACGCCACCTTCATATCCACCTTCGCAATCAACAACG AGATAAGCAGCCTGTGGGTGGGAAGCACTGACCAGGGCCACGAGGGGTACTGGACGTGGGTGGATGGAAGACCTTTACACCCGGAATCACCTTACTGGAACACCACCATGCCAAGGGGCAGTACCGCTTATAATTGTGGCATTATATCTCAAGTGATGGAGAAGTCGGTGAGGATGCGTCTCATGGATAGTCAGTGCACTACTGCCTATCCCTTCATTTGTCAGCTGGGCCTGAACCCTCTGAAGTAG
- the LOC123755754 gene encoding type-2 ice-structuring protein-like isoform X1 yields MLTVLVLVISLLTQARAGDNATTAVRTTCPEGFMPLGTGCYCYFAMKETYDKAREICQFLPGDNVDLAVFDSHAGDATFISTFAINNEISSLWVGSTDQGHEGYWTWVDGRPLHPESPYWNTTMPRGSTAYNCGIISQVMEKSVRMRLMDSQCTTAYPFICQLGLNPLK; encoded by the exons GTGATAATGCTACGACGGCGGTGAGGACGACGTGCCCCGAGGGCTTCATGCCGCTGGGTACCGGCTGTTACTGCTACTTCGCCATGAAGGAGACGTACGACAAGGCTCGGGAGATCTGTCAGTTCCTCCCGGGGGATAATGTCGACCTGGCCGTCTTTGACTCCCACGCGGGCGACGCCACCTTCATATCCACCTTCGCAATCAACAACG AGATAAGCAGCCTGTGGGTGGGAAGCACTGACCAGGGCCACGAGGGGTACTGGACGTGGGTGGATGGAAGACCTTTACACCCGGAATCACCTTACTGGAACACCACCATGCCAAGGGGCAGTACCGCTTATAATTGTGGCATTATATCTCAAGTGATGGAGAAGTCGGTGAGGATGCGTCTCATGGATAGTCAGTGCACTACTGCCTATCCCTTCATTTGTCAGCTGGGCCTGAACCCTCTGAAGTAG